The genomic interval ACGGCCAGGCGCGTCGCCCCGGCTGCCAGGCAGGCGCGGGCCACCGGAGCCGCCCCCGCCCCGTAGCCGTCGCACTTGACCATGGCGGTGAGGCCTACTCTCTCCCCGGCCGCGCGCGCCACCGCGCGCAGGTTATGGGCCAGGGCCTCGAGGTCGATTGTCAGACAGCTTCCCGGCATCCAGCCGAACGCCAGGTTAAGGGCGGTTGCGGGACGGCAGCCGGAGAGGCCGGCCCAGAGACGGAGGATGTCCCCGGAGGCCGGGACATAGGGCCGCCCGCCGAGAGCCTCGCGCAGGCAGCCGGGAGAAACCGCCTCAAGAGCAGTCCCTCCCGACGCGCGAATCGACTCCGGTATCGACCCCGGCGCGGTCCCGGCGGCCACCAGAGTCAACATCCGCCCCGGCGGTCCGCACAGAGCGCTCACTGCCAACGGCTCGGCCGGAGCCGCCCCGCTCTCGCCAGACTGGCGGTCGAACACCAGGGTCACCCCTCCGGGGCTGTGAAAAAATGCGAGCATGTGAGTTCCCTGATAGTAATCCAGCGAGGCAAAAAGCCGCAGCGCGGTGTTCCGCGCCAAATCGTGAGAATCGTAAACAGGGCAGGAATACGTAAGGGGCGGGTTTTAAACCCGCCCCTACGGTCAAACCGGCCATTCATGGCCGTTCTGATTTCCAACGCTCCGCCTGATCTGGACAGCTCAACTGATGCAGGCGTAGTAGAGGGCCTTGATCGCCCGCTCAGCGTCCTTGTCATCCACCACGAACGTGATGTTGATCTCGGAGGCGCCCTGGGAAATGACCTCCACGTTCACCCCGGCCGTGCCGAGGGTGCTGAACACGCGGCCGCTCACTCCCGGGGTCTGGCGCATGCCCTCGCCCACGATGCAGATGATTGTCTTGTTGTTGGCCACCTGGACCTCGGAGAACCCGCGCAGGTCCTCGACTATCCGGTCCAGGTCCTTCTTGCTGTCCACGGTCAGGCTTACGCTCACCTCAGTGGTGGCGACCACATCCACGGCTTTCTTGTAGCGGGCGAACACCTCGAACAGGCTGGCCAGATAACCGTAGGCCCCCAGCATGCGGTTGGAGAATAGGTCCAGGCGCGTGACGCCGCTCTTGCTGGCGATGGCCTTGATCACTTTCCCGTGCTTGATCCGCTCGTTGCGGATCACTGTGCCGGGGTTCTTGGGCTCGAATGTGTTCAGCACCGACACCGGGATGTTGCGGCGCATGGCCGGCTCGATGGTCTTGGGGTGCAGCACGCGGGCCCCGAAAGAGGCCAGCTCCTTGGCCTCGTCGAACGAGATTGTCTCCAGACGCTCGGCATCCGGCACCACGCGGGGGTCGGTGCTGCGCATGCCCGAGACATCGGTCCAGATCTGGATCTCATCCACCTCGAACGCCGCGCCGACCAGGGCCGCGGTGTAGTCGCTGCCGCCGCGTCCGAGCGTGACGATGCGCCCGTCCTCGGTCCGTCCGACAAAGCCCGGCACCACCAGGGTGCGTTCCTCGTCACGGAACCGGCAAAGGACCTTGTCCTCCATCTCTGGAGAGACACTGGCGTCCTGGAAAAAGTCGTTGGTGATTATGTCCAGCTCGTCCACATCCACGCAACGGCTGGGCACTCCCTGCTTGTCGAGCACCGAGGCCAGGATGAAACTGGACAGGCGCTCGCCGAAAGAGAAAATCTCGTCCAGGAATTCGTGGTAGGGACGTTTGGTGGCGGCCAGGGCCGCGGTCAGCTTGCCCCAGATCGGTGAAATCGAGGACCAGTCCAGGCCCAGCCCGGCCAGGACTTTCTCGTGCTTGTCACGGATCGCGGCCAAGTTGGCCTCGAACGGCTTGCCGGTATAAGCCAGCTCGGCCAGGGCCTCGAGCTGATCGGTAATCTTGGTTTCGCCTTTCTGCGCCACTCCCACCGCGGATACCACGACCAGGGGACGGCGCTCCAGGGCGGAGCGGACAATGTCGGCCACTGCGAGAATACGGTCGGCGGTGGCTACCGAGCTGCCGCCGAATTTCATTACTATACGTCCCATTCTTTCTCCAATGTGATTCCGGACCGGAAGTAAGGTCATAAACTCGGGTGTGATTCCGGCACGATTGCGCCGAAGTGTTAAAGCTAACAGCCGTTCGCAAATATTTCAATGATAACCGGAGGAATATGTCAGTACCGCACCTGCCGGCCGGTGACCAGGGCCGAGAACTTGCCGATGGCAAGCTCGGCCACGGCCGTGCCGCTGTCCGACGGGCGGATGAAAGTCAGCCGCAGGCCGAGGAAAAAACGCTCCCGGCCGAAAATACGGTTGAGCCGCGGGTCGATCGAGGTGAGCTTGAAATGCGCGGGCAGGCTGGCGCGGCTGCTCAGGGTGAAAGCCAGGGAATCGCTGTACACCTGCGACGAGCCGTCGTCCAGGAAAATGGTCAGCTCCGCCTGCGCGGCCTTGTCAGCGCTCAGGTCGCCCTCGAAAGTGAGTTCCACGCGGTCCACATCCAGGGACTTCGAGGTTCCGAGCGGCATGTCGACCGTAGAGGGGTCGATACGCCAACTGAAATAGCGCTCGCTTTCCGGTCCGCCGGAGCCGACATTCTCCACCAGGATACTCGCCCCGGGGTTGACATGATCGAGAAGGTCGACCTCGATCCGGGCGGCCCCGTTGTTGCAGCCCGCAGCCAGCAGGGCCGAGAGCAGCGCGGCGATCAGCGCGCGGCGCAGGGTGTGTGATGCGGAAACGAAAGCGGTTCTGTCCATTTCCCGATCTCTTAAGCTCCCCGCGTGTGACAGTTCAGCCCAGGCGCTCCGAGATTGCGGTGCAGAACTCGCCGAACTGGCGGTTGGAGGTTTTGTCGGCCAGGCCGCGCAGCTCGTCCAGCAGCTCTTTCACCCCCTGCGTGACGTGCTCCCGGTCCAGGCGGAACAGGATCATCTCGCGCAGCGAGTGCATCAGGTTCTCGGGCTGCCCGGCCCGACGCAGCGCCTCGACCGACTCGGCCAGCATCGCGCTGCAGGCTGCCAGGTCGGGCGCGCTCTCCTGGGCCAGGATATCCTGGGCCAGGTTACGCAGCGCCCAGCCCGTGCCGAAATCATCCTCCAGGCTCCGCCCGATCTCGAGAGCCTTCCCGTGGCTGGCCCGGGCCGCGTCCAGCTCGCCCCGCTCGCGGTGGATTTCACCCAGCAGGTTCGCCAGGTCCATGCGCTGGAGGTCCCAGCCACCGGAGTCGGCCAGGAGCTGTGCCGGCTCCAGCACTTCGAGGGCTTCTGCCTGGCGGCCCAGGGTGTGCAGCACCTCGCCCAGGTTGTAGCGCGTGGCGGCCTCGAACTCGAGGTACTGGATGCGCCCGGCCACCTGCAGGGCGCGAGCGTACCAGGGCACGGCCTCCTCGAAACGCTCCAGGAACATGTAGCTTTCGCCGATGTTGAACTCCATGGCGGCCAGCTCGCGGCTGTCGCCCACCAGGGCCGAAAGGCGCGAGTGCTCGCGGCTCAGCAGCTCCAGGGCTTCATCCGCGCGGCCCATGTCGTTGGCCACCACGGCCATATTGATCCGCACCATCACCTCGGTCTTGAGGTCGCCGATGGAGCGGGCCAGCTCCAGCGCCTTGCCCAGCCACCCGCGGGCCTCCTCCAGACGGAAGGCTTTCATCAGGGACAGGCCCACCGAGTTGAACAACTGGGCGCGGGGTTTCTTGAACCGCTCCTCGCTCTCATTGCCCACCAGCTCCAGGGCCTGGTGGTAGATTTCCAGCGCCTGGCTGAACCGTCCCTGGCGGTGCAGCACGCTGCCTCGGTTGCGCAGAAGAGCGACCCGGAAAATCAGGGC from bacterium carries:
- a CDS encoding alanine racemase, which gives rise to MLAFFHSPGGVTLVFDRQSGESGAAPAEPLAVSALCGPPGRMLTLVAAGTAPGSIPESIRASGGTALEAVSPGCLREALGGRPYVPASGDILRLWAGLSGCRPATALNLAFGWMPGSCLTIDLEALAHNLRAVARAAGERVGLTAMVKCDGYGAGAAPVARACLAAGATRLAV
- a CDS encoding aspartate kinase; translated protein: MGRIVMKFGGSSVATADRILAVADIVRSALERRPLVVVSAVGVAQKGETKITDQLEALAELAYTGKPFEANLAAIRDKHEKVLAGLGLDWSSISPIWGKLTAALAATKRPYHEFLDEIFSFGERLSSFILASVLDKQGVPSRCVDVDELDIITNDFFQDASVSPEMEDKVLCRFRDEERTLVVPGFVGRTEDGRIVTLGRGGSDYTAALVGAAFEVDEIQIWTDVSGMRSTDPRVVPDAERLETISFDEAKELASFGARVLHPKTIEPAMRRNIPVSVLNTFEPKNPGTVIRNERIKHGKVIKAIASKSGVTRLDLFSNRMLGAYGYLASLFEVFARYKKAVDVVATTEVSVSLTVDSKKDLDRIVEDLRGFSEVQVANNKTIICIVGEGMRQTPGVSGRVFSTLGTAGVNVEVISQGASEINITFVVDDKDAERAIKALYYACIS